A region of the Apium graveolens cultivar Ventura chromosome 6, ASM990537v1, whole genome shotgun sequence genome:
GGTCCACATATGTACCCTTGGATCCTTTCTAAAAAAATGAGATTTCAAGCTGAACTTTAGTAGGGGATGGTCGAGTAATCAATTTTCCTAAAGAACATGCTGAACATGGAAGGTCATTGTTGGAAagaactttaaaatctttaagAGGATGACCAGTAGAATTCTCTATAATATGATGCATCATAGAGACGCCAGGATGACCTAATCTTTCATGCCAAAGTGTAAAAGATTTTGGATCTATGAGTTTGGAAGCAACGCCATTGTGTGATTCAATAGTTCTAATTTTCATTATATATAATCCTGAGGAAAGTGAGTGaaacttttctaagattttcttgttgctaggattagcggaagtaataagaagatattctctatcagcctcagaggtagtttcgatgtgaaaattgttgagtcggatatctttaaaactaagaagatttctagTAGACTTACTATAATATAATGCATTTGAAATGTGTATGTGGGTACCGTTAGGTAGGACGaaactagcttttccaaaaccTTCGATTATATTAAATACGCCGGAAATTGTTCCGACTTGAGCTTTGGTTTTGGTTATTTGGGTAAAATACTTTTGGTTctgtagaatcgtatgagttgtaccacaatcagcaatgcatatatcttcagaatccattctgtatataattaagaaacataatttatttgataagaacatatcacactacatagttcaaacaaattaaagcacacaatacacactactataataattatataaaactAATCTTCAGCCTCCCATATGGGAGTTTCGTTAGGTTCATTCGGACCATTAATGCTTATTCTTCCAGTTGTGATTCTCGGAAAATCATCTATGTTATTGTTGGCGAAATTTGTTTCTAccattttctcttttgatttttGAGAAGATTGGTATAACTTAACAAGATGATCTGGAGTATGACAATTACGTGTCCAGTGCCCATTCATGCCGCACCTATAGCAAACATTTTCAGTTTTTCCTCCTCGTGATGCCTTTCTTTTACTTTGTGATTCAGATTTCCACTTCCGGTGACCAGAGTTGTTATATGGACGAAAATGCCCGTGGCTCCGACCTCGTCCACGGTACCGCCCTTGGCCCCGTCCACCTCTATACCCTTTTCCACGTACATTCGGCTGGAATGACATGTTATTTATTTCAGGTAATGGGGCAGATCCTGTTGGACGGGATTGATGATTCTTAATCACCAATTCATGATTCTGTTCAGCAACGAGGAGAGTTGATAGAAGATCCCCGAACTTAGTAAATTTGCGCTCCCTGTACATCTCTGCTAAGTTGATATTATTGGGGTGAAAAGTTGATAGTGTTTTATCGATTTTTCTTTTTTCCGTAACTTTCTCACCACACATAATAAGCCTAGAACTTATTTTGAACAAAGCAGAGCTATATGCTCGGACACTCTTAAAATCCTGAAGTCTTAAATTAGCCCAATCATTTTCAGCTGCAGGTAGATAAACTAGTTTCTGGTGATCGAACCTATCCTTtagattttcccataaaataaaaGGATCCTCGACTTCTAAGTACTCAAATTTTAAATCTTCATGCATGTGGTGTCGGAGAAAAATTATGGAGGTAAAATTTTCTTTAGCCGTGGATTTATTTTCTGCCTTTATTGTATCGCTTAATTTCTTTGAACCCAAGTGCAACTTTACATCTTGTacccatgataaataattatcgCCAGAAATGTCCAAGGAAACGAACGACAAGCTTGTAATATTTGTCATACTAAATCTGAATTAACacgaaaattattaaattttaattcatcaatgtaaatattacataaaatcctacttaatcgggtgcgttaacaagtatgcaataatcaatgcatatatcattattatcattgatattataaacagatctatatataaaatgacaaaTGGATTTTCACCCGCCATACGGACGTCTGCGTATGCAGATTATCTCCGACCAATAATAAATTAAAGTGGACAATCCTGCATAAGTTAGTTA
Encoded here:
- the LOC141664669 gene encoding uncharacterized protein LOC141664669, which produces MTNITSLSFVSLDISGDNYLSWVQDVKLHLGSKKLSDTIKAENKSTAKENFTSIIFLRHHMHEDLKFEYLEVEDPFILWENLKDRFDHQKLVYLPAAENDWANLRLQDFKSVRAYSSALFKISSRLIMCGEKVTEKRKIDKTLSTFHPNNINLAEMYRERKFTKFGDLLSTLLVAEQNHELVIKNHQSRPTGSAPLPEINNMSFQPNVRGKGYRGGRGQGRYRGRGRSHGHFRPYNNSGHRKWKSESQSKRKASRGGKTENVCYRCGMNGHWTRNCHTPDHLVKLYQSSQKSKEKMVETNFANNNIDDFPRITTGRISINGPNEPNETPIWEAED